From the Solanum stenotomum isolate F172 chromosome 4, ASM1918654v1, whole genome shotgun sequence genome, one window contains:
- the LOC125863429 gene encoding uncharacterized protein LOC125863429 produces MPQHSQTSFEERGKRPVEHEDTNRGQTRAFKRSRIVGVGIYQAEDGFRTINQPGLPSRRAINTGTRVTKRGDVVTGDIGYTPVCGFKWKGKTTITSTNLERMRVEKVIKTRSAATATTNSQSKQVQVG; encoded by the exons ATGCCTCAACATAGTCAAACTAGTTTTGAAGAAAGAGGGAAGAGACCAGTTGAACATGAGGACACCAATAGAGGACAAACAAGAGCTTTTAAAAGGTCAAGAATAGTAGGTGTTGGCATATACCAAGCTGAAGATGGATTTAGAACTATCAAT CAACCTGGATTGCCAAGTAGAAGAGCCATTAATACTGGTACAAGAGTGACAAAAAGGGGTGATGTTGTTACTGGTGATATTGGCTACACACCAGTTTGTGGATTCAAATGGAAGGGGAAGACAACTATTACCAGTACCAACCTAGAAAGAATGAGGGTTGAAAAGGTTATCAAAACTAGGTCTGCAGCTACTGCTACTACTAATAGCCAGAGCAAACAAGTTCAAGTAGGATGA